The proteins below come from a single Cryptococcus gattii WM276 chromosome D, complete sequence genomic window:
- a CDS encoding uncharacterized protein (Similar to TIGR gene model, INSD accession AAW43158.1), with the protein MRHGLGDPILSPMSMRRPSLAPSMAEGVENPNGGLVELELEPEKGKARGKDDGSFLLSSYKKWQCRRPCHRSAPSLKRPLTTTEVVDAVIPIDIRLEGNPGNIRKPKPSSVPSLAFGEVMAHPL; encoded by the exons ATGCGCCACGGACTTGGTGATCCTATCTTATCACCAATGTCCATGCGGCGGCCAAGTCTGGCGCCAAGCATGGCAGAAGGGGTGGAGAATCCTAATGGTGGATTAGTAGAGCTGGAGCTGGAGCCAGAGAAAGGGAAAGCAAGGGGTAAAGATGATGGGTCATTTTTGTTATCCAGCTACAAGAAATGGCAGTGTCGCCGCCCGTGTCACCGATCAGCACCATCATTAAAACGGCCATTAACCACAACAGAGGTCGTTGATGCAGTGATACCTATCGATATACGTCTGGAGGGCAAT CCGGGGAATATAAGAAAGCCAAAACCTTCTAGTGTGCCGTCACTAGCATTTGGAGAGGTAATGGCGCATCCGTTATGA
- a CDS encoding uncharacterized protein (Similar to TIGR gene model, INSD accession AAW42931.1) translates to MTRSHAKNNTTQSTLTHYERSLLRKDGAARRIGGDSFKPLDACYLCLSQVTDPVACSKGHIYCRECCLSNLISQKASIEAQKREMERWEERERVEREETKAKARERVIQDFEKGMALGGTAGRGIMRNKEAEKKGENGVGSQFKLDVSIVEKATREAEEKAMKVLEEEQTEARKAKLAAFWLPSLTPEAKMGPMKDIKLQTLCHVGAQPHPISRKTLLPVILTYPPNSKAKPICPSCSKELSNANTSFLLSSRSPLASIDMGGEDGRKKKKQKKDREDPLVCGHVICQVCTDTIVKPQGRCSVCEARIEEEGRIPLGKEGTGFAAAGGAEVRKWVTAFRV, encoded by the exons ATGACGAGATCAC ACGCCAAAAACAACACCACTCAGTCTACCCTCACTCACTACGAACGATCCCTTCTTCGTAAAGATGGAGCCGCTCGACGGATCGGCGGTGACTCGTTCAAGCCTCTAGACGCTTGTTATCTTTGCCTCTCGCAAGTGACAGATCCAGTAGCTTGTTCCAAGGGCCATATTTACTGCCGGGAATGCTGCTTGTCAAACCTGATCAGTCAAAAGGCAAGCATAGAAGCGCAGAAACGTGAAATGGAACGgtgggaggagagggaaagagtCGAAAGGGAGGAAACTAAGGCAAAGGCAAGAGAGCGGGTTATTCAAGATTTTGAGAAGGGAATGGCTCTTGGGGGTACAGCTGGGAGAGGGATCATGAGGAATAAAGAagcagagaagaagggagagaacGGTGTGGGGAGCCAGTTCAAGCTTGACGTGAGTATAGTCGAGAAAGCGACTAgagaagcagaagaaaAGGCTATGAAGGTACTAGAAGAGGAACAAACCGAGGCTCGAAAAGCAAAGCTTGCCGCGTTTTGGTTGCCAAGTTTGACACCAGAAGCAAAAATGGGACCGATGAAAGACATTAAACTACAAACTCTTTGTCACGTCGGTGCTCAACCTCATCCCATATC CCGCAAAACTCTTCTCCCGGTCATTTTGACATACCCACCCAACTCGAAAGCTAAACCTATTTGCCCTTCATGTTCCAAAGAACTCTCCAATGCGAATACCTCATTCCTTCTTTCATCCCGCTCTCCCCTGGCTTCTATTGACATGGGCGGTGAGGATGGACGTAAAAaaaagaagcagaagaaggacaGAGAAGATCCTCTCGTATGTGGACATGTGATATGTCAAGTTTGTACAGACACCATCGTCAAGCCACAAGGAAGATGTTCAGTTTGCGAGGCTAGAattgaggaggaaggaaggatACCGCTTGGCAAGGAAGGCACTGGATTTGCGGCGGCAGGGGGTGCAGAAGTGAGAAAGTGGGTCACTGCCTTTAGGGTGTAA
- a CDS encoding Vacuolar membrane protein, putative (Similar to TIGR gene model, INSD accession AAW42929.1), with amino-acid sequence MPSNSPYIHILWACISSWYYGFHLSELNFPALSLACTSPTSSSVIPQCLYLSESLYAFTTAIFTVGGLLGSLSNPWIVSKYGLRGGISLTGWINLFGAGAMTFAPHWVILAMGRLVTGVASGLAISLVPPYLSTIAKSSTELVHRSGQIGTMNQMAIVLGICSAQVAGLLLTGEKGDVPGSWRYVVFISGFISVLQILISQMISMSSEEHIKPTQSSAFDPESQSCSQGRDEATSPLLPSSQQTVQLTLRQIISSPSLRGPSLLCAAIMALQQLSGINAVMFYSTPVLRPLLPSSVGVVSVGITIVNAIMTLPAIFLMDCLGRKVLILASIVGMATTSIFLAIGLNGHHQIMSAISILAFVASFSIGLGPVPFLLTSELVPLPAVAALSSLAVSTNWVTSFLVALFFLPLRDLLSSPSDPQSPETGREGEGRVFYAFTAILLMGGVMIGKGLKAN; translated from the exons ATGCCCAGCAATTCTCCTTACATTCACATCCTCTGGGCCTGTAT CTCTTCCTGGTATT ATGGATTTCATCTTTCCGAACTCAATTTCCCTGCCCTCTCTTTAGCGTGTACCTCGCCCACCAGCTCTTCAGTTATTCCCCAATGCCTCTACCTTTCAGAATCACTGTACGCTTTCACAACCGCAATATTTACAGTTGGTGGCCTTTTAGGCAGTCTATCAAACCCGTGGATCGTGTCTAAGTATGGATTGAGAGGAGGTATATCTTTGACAGGATGGATTAATCTCTTCGGTGCCGGTGCGATGACTTTCGCTCCACACTGGGTCATACTGGCCATGGGAAGGCTAGTGACTGGTGTGGCCTCAGGTCTCGCTATTTCCCTTGTTCCTCCTTATCTTTCAACTATTGCCAAATCGTCGACGGAACTAGTCCACAGATCTGGGCAAATTGGGACAATGAACCAAATGGCAATCGTTCTGGGCATCTGTTCCGCTCAGGTCGCAGGATTGCTATTGACAGGTGAG AAAGGAGATGTTCCTGGTAGCTGGCGATATGTTGTTTTTATCTCAGGCTTTATATCCGTGCTTCAAATCCTCATCTCTCAAATGATCTCAATGTCTAGTGAAGAACATATCAAACCGACCCAATCTTCAGCCTTTGATCCAGAATCTCAGTCATGTTCTCAAGGACGTGACGAGG CCacatctcctcttcttccatcttcacAGCAAACGGTCCAACTCACTCTGCGTCAGATAATTTCAAGTCCCTCTCTCCGAGGGCCTTCCCTTTTGTGTGCAGCTATAATGGCTCTTCAGCAGCTTTCCGGGATCAACGCCGTCATGTTTTACTCGACCCCTGTTTTAAGACCACTTTTACCGTCGTCGGTGGGAGTTGTAAGTGTCGGGATTACAATTGTAAACGCAATCATGACGTTGCCTGCCATTTTCTTGATGGAC TGCTTAGGACGTAAGGTTCTCATTCTCGCCTCTATCGTCGGCATGGCAACTACCAGTATATTTTTGGCCATTGGCCTTAATGGCCACCACCAAATAATGAGCGCTATTTCTATTTTAGCTTTTGTTGCCTCGTTCTCTATTGGCTTAGGACCAGTTCCCTTCTTGCTGACTTCCGAGCTTGTACCTCTTCCT GCCGTGGCGGCCCTTTCTAGCTTGGCCGTCTCCACTAACTGGGTGACTAGCTTTTTAGTGgctcttttcttcctccctctgCGCGACCTGCTATCTTCCCCATCTGACCCACAGAGTCCGGAGACCGggagggaaggagaagggagagtATTTTACGCATTCACTGCAATACTATTGATGGGTGGTGTAATGATTGGAAAAGGCTTAAAGGCAAATTGA
- a CDS encoding uncharacterized protein (Similar to TIGR gene model, INSD accession AAW43156.1), producing MVVTVITPHGLHRNIPSNAADALDPGLPPISFEQRDRGHDAGYNLSPESNAVISSPPAPTSPPRRSDTFPLPFESNEFDHAGPSHVTSRPIPPPPNPRRHRSGILMSRVRAASGSSIKMKNTVTGSKSHGDLLSVIERIDDDLVEDDEMELLDEEGDCDKDESLRRRKSRGRSNDGWKRVVSEDSRHESTDEGDDASFWDNSARYYHHLHSHPSSRTGSITASPERSPVVSHSASPIIAPRSFSLPRNGSGPPLQGISKSLSPNQQFLQSRLPPTFPSCPNGTVQETVFPEHFCPAAMVFTPTTQEWKDFQAMPEWKTLQESKEEPSFSGSSSEDVAQDQHSRHTSLESNSDKFLSVRPALRSTISAEYLGPENYHTPDPGSPSNNSGETDDSAKPSFVPNIISPSPVIYPADRKESSVIPLDFSSTAEESQVPDGRTMSHGALGLENTGPALSSNDVVVRNPDHPAPPARWNSVGNRDSLLTVHKSEAPTLPRTKTKRELEREKLLKMVDDELEAENRLAWKNDGWGGGVQQIGSGLGLDHVKSHSTSDIQSVKPIEEDKRPVPDVRVDPDALERPSSADPVENSKRGLQPLNPFDSGFGQAQNKLNHKNPFSPPHPFKPSPLNAEPIVAGDAHSNPSTASVTPHDLTPTGEIPPPAFPEMPATSLDSIRDYARGLAPPGSPRSGDVIQPKSPRSTRKRDTNRVSLVAGRVVQPFTLPASTALPPSSKPPDSPSLQAFSPFRSPTLSRPSSAALHHPSYPRFDSTLSIAPSTGVPSECGTPTEEKAGGMGGRGIDDYVILKEAGKGAYGLVMRAKLKGPKGEPVGDEVIIKYIIKARILADCWKKHKVLGPIPVEIHVMDQLRHLLYTPPRHMNPWDPARSRSEVTKPNGASGSDGEVISALGAPGSPRSGSENGRLYSSIQKHIAEEIKSSPQRGHPNICKLVDFFEDKEFYYLVMPCFGNGMDLFDRVESQPSGLQSFEVRSLIGQLSDAVQFLHANGIVHRDIKDENVILDGSGHCQLIDFGSAAHWRPGKKWDTFSGTLHYASPEILRGEMYGGKEQDIWALGVVTYVLLIGETPFSELPDEVLHGLASDSKAYAALMDRCGAPHEEEGEEMDGGGKLCDAADLVMRCMEPEVGDRPSADVLLEHRYIKGRDGWVGKRGWINV from the exons ATGGTGGTCACAGTCATTACACCTCACGGTTTACATCGAAACATTCCATCCAACGCCGCTGACGCTTTGGACCCTGGCTTGCCGCCCATCTCCTTCGAACAGCGGGATCGTGGCCACGATGCGGGCTACAATTTGAGTCCCGAATCCAATGCTGTAATATCTTCGCCACCGGCTCCAACATCCCCCCCTAGACGGAGCGATACCTTTCCGCTTCCCTTTGAAAGCAACGAGTTTGACCATGCGGGCCCATCTCATGTTACGTCGAGACCCATCCCACCGCCGCCAAATCCCAGAAGACATCGGTCTGGGATATTGATGTCCCGTGTAAGAGCAGCGAGTGGATCGTCAATCAAGATGAAAAACACTGTAACGGGAAGCAAGAGCCACGGTGATCTTTTGTCAGTGATCGAAAGAATCGACGATGACCTTGTTGAGGATGACGAAATGGAGCTGTTGGACGAGGAAGGTGATTGTGATAAGGATGAATCACTTCGGAGAAGAAAATCACGAGGAAGGAGCAATgatggatggaagagaGTAGTGAGCGAAGACAGCCGGCATGAAAGCACagatgaaggtgatgaTGCATCTTTCTGGGACAACTC CGCACGATACTATCACCACCTGCATTCGCATCCATCATCCCGCACTGGCTCCATCACTGCCTCCCCTGAACGTTCCCCTGTTGTCTCACATTCAGCTTCCCCTATTATTGCACCACGCAGCTTTTCTTTGCCACGGAATGGCTCCGGTCCGCCCTTGCAAGGAATTTCGAAATCTCTGTCTCCAAATCAGCAATTTCTGCAGTCCCGTCTACCTCCCACATTTCCCAGTTGTCCCAATGGGACTGTTCAAGAAACCGTTTTCCCAGAGCACTTTTGTCCAGCAGCTATGGTATTCACTCCAACGACACAAGAGTGGAAGGACTTTCAAGCTATGCCTGAATGGAAAACATTACAAGAGTCGAAAGAAGAACCAAGCTTTagcggcagcagcagtgAGGATGTAGCGCAGGACCAACATAGTCGGCACACAAGTCTAGAGAGTAATTCTGATAAATTCCTTTCCGTGCGACCGGCTCTTCGCTCAACAATCTCAGCAGAGTATTTGGGCCCCGAGAATTATCATACTCCCGATCCCGGTTCTCCATCGAACAACAGTGGCGAAACTGATGATTCTGCCAAACCATCATTTGTACCCAACATAATCTCGCCAAGCCCTGTCATCTATCCCGCAGACAGAAAGGAGAGCTCAGTGATACCGCTTGATTTTTCGTCTACAGCTGAAGAGTCGCAAGTTCCTGATGGTCGTACAATGAGCCATGGTGCTCTTGGGCTCGAAAATACAGGACCCGCTTTGAGCAGTAACGATGTTGTCGTGCGCAACCCTGATCATCCCGCCCCACCTGCCAGATGGAACAGTGTTGGCAATCGTGACTCACTGCTAACAGTACATAAATCCGAAGCTCCAACCTTACCACGTACTAAAACGAAGCGTGAACTCGAAAGGGAGAAACTATTAAAAATGGTAGATGATGAATTGGAGGCAGAAAATCGACTTGCATGGAAGAACGACGGCTGGGGTGGCGGCGTGCAACAGATTGGAAGTGGGTTAGGGTTGGACCACGTGAAGAGTCACAGTACAAGTGATATACAGTCTGTGAAACCCATCGAGGAAGACAAAAGGCCAGTACCAGACGTGAGGGTCGATCCTGATGCACTGGAGAGGCCAAGTTCGGCCGATCCTGTGGAGAACAGTAAGCGTGGTTTGCAACCACTTAATCCCTTTGACAGCGGATTCGGCCAAGCTCAAAACAAGCTCAACCACAAGAACCCCTTTTCCCCCCCGCATCCGTTCAAGCCCTCGCCGCTCAATGCTGAGCCTATAGTGGCTGGGGATGCTCATTCCAATCCCTCAACGGCTTCTGTCACTCCTCACGATCTGACTCCTACTGGTGAAATTCCTCCACCCGCTTTTCCTGAGATGCCGGCGACATCTCTTGATAGTATTCGGGACTATGCTCGGGGTCTAGCGCCGCCTGGCTCACCCAGGTCTGGAGACGTAATACAGCCTAAGTCACCGCGGTCTACTCGTAAAAGAGATACCAATCGTGTTAGTCTCGTTGCCGGCAGGGTAGTTCAGCCCTTTACTCTTCCGGCATCGACCGCTCTTCCGCCATCCTCCAAGCCACCTGACAGTCCTTCACTTCAGGCATTTTCCCCTTTCCGTTCACCGACTCTATCTCGCCCCTCCAGCGCCGCGTTACACCATCCTTCATACCCAAGGTTTGATTCTACTCTCAGTATCGCACCCAGCACAGGTGTGCCGAGCGAATGTGGAACTCCTACAGAGGAGAAGGCGGGCGGGATGGGCGGACGTGGAATTGATGATTACGTTATCTTGAAAGAGGCCGGTAAGGGAGCTTACGGGCTGGTCATGAGGGCAAAGTTGAAGGGGCCAAAAGGAGAGCCAGTGGGG GATGAAGTTATCATCAAGTACATTATCAAGGCAAGAATCTTGGCAGATTGTTGGAAGAAGCACAAGGTGCTTGGTCCGATCCCCGTCGAGA TCCACGTCATGGATCAGCTTCGCCACCTTCTATACACTCCACCAAGGCACATGAATCCGTGGGATCCTGCTCGTTCTCGATCTGAGGTTACCAAACCAAACGGAGCATCTGGATCCGACGGTGAAGTTATCTCAGCGCTTGGAGCACCGGGTTCGCCACGGTCTGGTTCAGAAAATGGTAGACTGTACAGCTCAATTCAAAAGCATATTGCCGAAGAGATTAAGTCTTCGCCGCAGAGGGGCCATCCCAATATCTGCAAGTTAGTCGATTTTTTCGAGGACAAAGAATTTTACTACC TGGTCATGCCCTGCTTTGGCAATGGAATGGATTTGTTTGATCGTGTGGAATCACAGCCTTCCGGCCTTCAATCTTTTGAGGTCCGTTCGCTTATAGGCCAGCTCAGTGACGCCGTTCAATTTTTGCACGCCAATGGTATTGTCCACCGGGATATCAAGGATGAGAATGTTATCCTTGACGGGTCTGGGCATTGTCAGCTCATAGACTTTGGTTCTGCCGCACATTGGAGACCAGGCAAAAAGTGGGACACCTTTTCTGGGACTTTGCATTACGCTTCGCCAGAGATTTTGCGGGGCGAGATGTATGGAGGAAAGGAGCAAGATATCTGGGCATTGGGCGTGGTCACTTATGTTCTTCTGATTGGCGAGACGCCTTTCTCTGAGCTACCCGATGAAGTGCTTCATGGTCTCGCCTCCGACAGCAAAGCATATGCTGCGCTGATGGATAGATGCGGAGCACCGcacgaagaagaaggcgaggAGATGGATGGCGGAGGGAAGTTGTGTGACGCCGCAGACCTTGTGATGCGATGCATGGAGCCGGAAGTGGGAGACCGACCTAGTGCCGACGTGCTCTTAGAGCATAGATACATCAAGGGGAGAGATGGGTGGGTCGGTAAAAGGGGGTGGATTAACGTTTGA
- a CDS encoding uncharacterized protein (Similar to TIGR gene model, INSD accession AAW43118.1): MSDPNDVWKDTSATNGAPVDAYARESSPRRETRGDDARSPRRDRSRSPARAPERADRGRGDEPNTANQGNNLHVSGLSRAVTERQLEDLFSQIGKVAKVQIMVDPHSQESRGFGFVMMESREEAQAAIDQLSGQNIEGKSITVAHARRGRARTPTPGRYHGVKADSRPQHSSYDRPYQPRSYDSRYYDRPPPRAYDERDRYDRRDRYDDRRYDDRYARDRYDDYYRSSGGAPERDSRYERRDERPRYDERPRY; this comes from the exons ATGTCCGACCCCAACGACG TCTGGAAGGATACCTCTGCTACCAATGGCGCTCCTGTCGATGCCTACGCTAGGGAGAGTTCTCCTCGACGTGAAACTCGAGGTGACGATGCCAGGAGTCCAAGAAGGGATAGAAGTAGGAGTCCTGCCAGGGCCCCTGAGAGGGCTGATAGGGGACG TGGTGATGAGCCTAACACTGCCAACCAAGGTAATAACCTTCACGTCAGTGGCTTGTCTCGTGCCGTTACCGAGCGTCAGCTCGAAGATTTGTTCAGCCAAATTGGCAAGGTTGCCAAGGTTCAGATCATGGTTGACCCCCACTCCC AGGAGTCCCGTGGCTTCGGTTTTGTCATGATGGAGTCTCGGGAGGAGGCTCAAGCTGCAATTGACCAGCTTTCTGGCCAAAACATCGAAGGCAAGAGCATCACTGTTGCTCAT GCTCGACGAGGTCGAGCTCGTACCCCCACTCCTGGACGATACCATGGTGTGAAGGCCGATAGCCGACCTCAGCACAGCTCCTACGACAGGCCCTACCAGCCTAGGTCGTACGACTCACGATACTATGAccgtcctcctcctcggGCTT ACGATGAGCGTGACAGATATGACCGTCGGGACCGATACGATGACCGAAGGTACGACGATCGTTATGCTCGAGACCG ATACGATGATTACTACCGAAGCAGCGGTGGTGCTCC CGAACGCGACAGTCGTTACGAAAGGCGAGATGAGAGGCCCAGATACGACGAGAGGCCGAGGTACTAG